The proteins below are encoded in one region of Caulobacter henricii:
- the nuoL gene encoding NADH-quinone oxidoreductase subunit L, translated as MQSLVTILVFAPLVAAIIAGLFGRRIGDVASQAVTTGALLLACGLSWYTFSQWTWGHMEAFTVTLLPFIHIGDFVANWSIRIDALSAVMLIVVTTVSALVHIYSWGYMAEDDSKPRFFAYLSLFTFAMLSLVTAADFMQLFFGWEGVGLASYLLIGFWFKKPSASAAAIKAFVVNRVGDFGFALGIMTTYWAFGTIQFAELFPQIAANAGRTWEFVGHSWPLMDIACFLLFIGAMGKSAQFFLHTWLPDAMEGPTPVSALIHAATMVTAGVYMLCLLSPMFEYAPIAKNIVTVIGAITALFAATVGLTQNDIKRVIAYSTCSQLGYMFFAAGIGAYQAAMFHLFTHAFFKALLFLGAGSVIHGMHHEQDMRRYGALAKLLPVTFIAMTIGTIAITGLGFPPLHLGFAGFYSKDTIIEAAFAAGGENSIAMFAFVIGLLVAGLTAFYSWRLAFFTFNGHARWGHDDHGHDAHAAHGHDDHAAPASADHGHDDHGHGHDHKPHESPLIMLFPLVVLSIGAVLAGFVFVEYFVGHHQEEFWRGAIYNAPTNYVLHLAHEVPTWVKWAPLVASVLGLLGAFYVYILKEGLGAKLAARNGPLYVFFYNKWFFDELYQATFVRAAKFLGDLFWKGGDQKIIDGLGPDGVSALSYEVGRRTGKLQTGYVYHYAFVMLLGVAGLLGFALYAFH; from the coding sequence ATGCAGTCTCTCGTCACCATCCTCGTTTTCGCCCCGCTGGTCGCGGCGATCATCGCGGGCCTGTTTGGCCGACGCATCGGCGACGTGGCCTCGCAAGCCGTCACGACCGGCGCCCTGCTGCTGGCCTGCGGCCTGTCCTGGTACACCTTCAGCCAGTGGACCTGGGGGCACATGGAGGCCTTCACGGTCACCCTGCTGCCGTTCATCCATATCGGCGACTTTGTCGCCAACTGGTCGATCCGTATCGACGCCCTGTCGGCCGTGATGCTGATCGTGGTCACGACGGTCTCGGCCCTCGTGCACATCTATTCCTGGGGCTATATGGCCGAGGACGACAGCAAGCCGCGGTTCTTCGCCTATCTGTCGCTGTTCACCTTCGCCATGCTGTCGCTGGTCACCGCCGCCGACTTCATGCAGCTGTTCTTCGGCTGGGAAGGGGTGGGTCTGGCCTCGTATCTGCTGATCGGTTTCTGGTTCAAGAAGCCCTCAGCCAGCGCCGCAGCGATCAAGGCCTTTGTGGTCAACCGGGTCGGTGACTTCGGCTTCGCCCTGGGCATCATGACCACCTACTGGGCGTTCGGAACGATCCAGTTCGCCGAGCTGTTCCCGCAGATCGCCGCCAATGCCGGCCGCACCTGGGAGTTTGTGGGCCACAGCTGGCCCCTGATGGATATTGCCTGCTTCCTGCTGTTCATCGGCGCGATGGGCAAGTCGGCGCAGTTCTTCCTGCACACCTGGCTTCCCGACGCCATGGAAGGCCCAACCCCGGTCTCGGCCCTGATCCACGCGGCCACCATGGTCACGGCCGGCGTCTACATGCTGTGCCTGCTGTCGCCGATGTTCGAGTATGCCCCCATCGCCAAGAACATCGTCACGGTGATCGGCGCGATTACGGCCCTGTTCGCCGCCACGGTCGGCCTGACCCAGAACGATATCAAGCGGGTCATCGCCTATTCGACCTGTTCGCAGCTGGGCTACATGTTCTTCGCGGCCGGCATCGGTGCCTATCAGGCGGCCATGTTCCACCTGTTCACCCACGCCTTCTTTAAGGCCCTGCTGTTCCTGGGTGCCGGTTCGGTGATCCACGGCATGCACCATGAACAAGACATGCGTCGCTATGGTGCCTTGGCCAAGCTGCTGCCAGTGACCTTCATCGCCATGACCATCGGCACGATTGCGATTACGGGACTCGGCTTCCCGCCGCTCCACCTGGGCTTCGCCGGCTTCTATTCGAAGGACACGATTATCGAGGCGGCCTTTGCGGCAGGCGGCGAGAATTCCATCGCCATGTTCGCCTTCGTCATCGGCCTGCTGGTGGCCGGCCTGACTGCCTTCTATTCCTGGCGCCTGGCCTTCTTCACCTTCAATGGTCACGCCCGCTGGGGTCATGACGATCACGGCCATGACGCACACGCCGCCCATGGCCATGACGACCATGCTGCGCCCGCCTCTGCTGATCACGGCCACGACGATCATGGCCATGGCCATGACCACAAGCCGCACGAAAGCCCGCTGATCATGCTGTTCCCGCTGGTGGTGCTGTCGATCGGGGCTGTTCTGGCCGGCTTCGTGTTCGTCGAATACTTCGTCGGCCACCATCAGGAAGAATTCTGGCGCGGCGCGATTTACAACGCCCCGACCAACTATGTCCTGCATTTGGCCCATGAGGTTCCGACCTGGGTGAAGTGGGCACCGCTGGTCGCGTCCGTTCTGGGCCTGCTGGGTGCCTTCTACGTCTACATTCTGAAAGAAGGCCTGGGTGCCAAACTCGCCGCCCGCAACGGCCCGCTGTACGTGTTCTTCTACAACAAGTGGTTCTTCGACGAACTGTACCAAGCCACCTTCGTGCGCGCGGCCAAGTTCCTGGGTGACCTGTTCTGGAAGGGCGGTGATCAGAAGATCATCGACGGGCTTGGACCTGACGGTGTCAGCGCCCTGAGCTACGAGGTCGGCCGCCGGACCGGCAAGCTCCAGACCGGCTATGTCTATCACTATGCGTTTGTCATGCTGCTCGGCGTCGCCGGTCTGCTTGGCTTCGCCCTGTACGCCTTCCATTGA